From the Chryseobacterium sp. G0201 genome, the window CAAATTGATGTTGCTTTTCATTAGTGAATTTTTTTTCAAATTCTCTTTTCCACTCTAATGCATCATTTGATATTTTTTTAAAATCATATGAGTCAACGGCATCAATGAATTCTTCTTTGGCGTATTGTTTCACTAAATTAAAAAAATAATTAAAGATTTCTTCTTTTTGCCACTCGATGGATATTATACTGTTTTTTAATGATTGAACATTATTGATACCTCTGATTGTTTTATATAAATCAGATCTTAAAAATAGTTTGCAGTGAATTCTTTTATAGTTGGAGAATTGCCAAAAATTAATTAAGGAAGACATTTCATCTTTCCACTTATAAGGTTCAACCATTAAGTCAAGATTATCATATATAGCAATTATATCAGTTTGCATGCTATTTAAAAGAGAATCTATTTCTTCTAATTCTTTCTCTACTGCAATTATATTATTTAAATCCTGTATAAATTCTACGATTAGTTTTAGATTTTCAGTATCATTGTTTTTAATAGAAAAAGTCTTTTTAATTGATGAATTAAAATTGAGTATAGGATTTATTTTGTCAATTATACTTTTCCACGTATAAATTTTCCAAAATTTTGTATAAAAATCTCCAATTTTATCAATGTCTTGCTTAAAAGACTCTAAGCCCTTAGTACTAATAAAATAATTATCCTTCTTGTCAACTAAATGTAAAAAATCAATCTTAAGATTTGATTTTTGTGCTTGTGCTTTTAGTTCATTTGTTATATTATCATTTTTCAAAGCTTGAAATAAATATGACTTCCCTGTTCCTTTGTTACCTAATACTATAAATTTATTGAAATTGAATAAATCTTTCATAGAATCTCTATAAAAAATTCTCTTTTCATCAAATTCTATTTGATAATCAACATTTTCACTGTCTGCATATAAATTAGGCCATTTTTCCTGAAGATTTAATAATATCTTTTGTTGAGTTTCGGGAAAATCAATCTTGCTGTCGTATACTGATGTGCTATTTTCAGATAACAGATTTAAAGAAGGATTATTCTTTTCAGTAGTATAATTGCTTGCTTCTTGAAGCTGATCTCTTTCACTTTTTTCCTCTTTATGTAAGTATTGAATCAATTTTTCAGAAACATCCTTATATCCTATTAAAAATCCACTGCTATCAACCATTGAAATCCAAGTTTCTTTATCTTCATCACTAGTTCCCAGCTCAGAAAGTACACTATCATACCTGAAGTGAAAATATTCTGGAGAAAGTAAAAAAGTTTCGTTTTCGGAGTCGTTTTTTTCTATGTATGTGTTTATTTTTTTTTTGAATTTATCAAATAATTTAGTGTTTGAAAATGCATTAATAATTATCGGTGGATTAAAATCTTTTTTTATTTTAGTTAGAGATTTTATCGAATCAATAAATTGATAAATTCCTGGATTGTTTTGTACACTATTACCGAAAATTCCAACAATTTGAGAAGATAAATGTAGTGCTGTAATACCAAAAATATCAGTAAAACCAGTCCGGCTATCAATGAAAATTGCATCAGGGCTATATTGATCTTGGATATCTTTTATAAGTAACTTAAATCTTGTAATAATTTTATCAGTTGAAGTAAAATCAAGGCGTGATAAACCTTCTAAATATTGATTTAAGTTAGTAGGAAAATTATCGTTGTTAACTTCCTCTTCAATATCTAAGTTTCCTGCTGGAATAATTCTAATTTCACCATTGCTAGAATATTCTTTTGAAACTTCCCAAGAATATTCATTCAGATTAATATTGGGAGATAACTCCTTATCAAAAAGATATTCAATTAAACCGTTTTGATTTCGTGGAGATGAAGGTTCTTCTAAAAAAAAATTTGAAAAGCCAGGTGCTTCAAAATCGCAATCAATAATCACGATTTTTTTATTATAATTTCTAGCTAAATGTGTTGTCGTTAGTACTAAATTAGTAGATCTTCCCATTCCTCCTTTATAACTATAATAAGTAATAACTGGAATATCGGGCATGAAATCATTTCCTGGATTTAATAAATTTGTTAGTTTTCTTCTGGAATTTTCATATTCAATTATTTCATCACCATATTTTTGGAATTTTTGAGAATAAAAATAATCTTCATTTAATTCGTCATTACTAATTTTAAAAAAAATAAAATCAATACTAGGTAAAACTGATTCTATATTTTCTTTATCAAATTCATTATCAGTAATAACGATGATCTCGATTTCATTTCGTTGGTTAATTGATATGGAATATTTATTAATTTTTTTTTTGTCTTTTTCCTCTTTTAAATGTTTTGCTAAAAGGTCAAAGCCTTGGAAAAGTAGTATCATTTTTTAAGAAAATTTCGTTGTTATTTTATTTAGAATATCTTCGATGGAGGATACAAAATCTTTTATCCGTGATTCGTCTAACATTATAGTATTGTTTGCTAATGATAAATTATAACGAATTTGAACATCCCATGAATTAATTAGACTTTCAATTTCTTTATTTTCGATCTTACTTCCAAAGTATGGTATATCGGTACTAAAATTAAGTTTATTATCAGTACATAATAATCTTAATTTGGAGAAATCATGGTCTTTCCATTTCTTTTTAAAACTATCATCTCCGAAGTTATAAATATTATCAATTTTATTTAATCCTAAATGATGAAATAATGCATATTTATAAGAAAACTCAATTATATATCCCGATAGATAATAAATTTTGTGTAAGATATTATTTTTATTTTTAGACTCACAATTATCTAATCTTTCTAATAATTCTTTACATACATTTAAATTTCTGAAACTAGCTGTTCGAAAATCTATATATTTTAGGTCGTTTTTGGGCATTAGTTTTTTTTCAAAAATACTGATAATTTTAATATCTCCCTAAAAACCCTCTCCATCTCTTTTTTATTCGCCTTTCCTCCAGCCAAACTCTTCGCTCTTTCCTCATTATCCTTCACCATCTCCTCCAAAAACCCAAAAAGTTCCCAGTCATTTGCATGAAAATAAGATTCTCCTTTGGTGGCTTTTAAGGCAACAAGATTTTCTATTTTGGTTCTCGTAAAATCATCGACCAAAACCAATAATTCACTGAACAAAACGGGCGGTACCGTTCCTTTTTCTACTATCCATTTTCCTGTCAAAGCTGTTCGAAGGCAGTAGAAATAACTTTTTAGTTTTACTTCATCGGCTCTGCAGGCTTCTAGATATTTTTTGCTCATGCTCAGATAATGGTAAGAGAACGCTATCGGAGAAAAGCATTCATCTGCCAGAGGTTTAAATAGGTCATAAAACTTTTCGTTTTTCACATAAATGATAGGCGAGTAGAACCAACTCAACAAAGCGGCGTTTGATTTATGCAAAAGATGAAAAGTCTTTCGCAAGTCCCATCCGGAACCGTCCAGATCATCTTCGGTCATAAATTCTATCGTTTCATCTTTATCCCACGGTGACAGATACCAGTCTTTTTCGTGTCGATATATGAAACGTATGTCGTAATCGCTGTCAGGAGACGCAAAACCCCAGGCTCGGCTTCCCGATTCTACGGCAAGAAGTATTTCTATGTTTCTTTCTGCCTCTATTTTTTTTAGTTTTTCTAATATTTTTGGTGTCATTGTTATTAATTTATAATGCAAAGTAAAAGAAGAGCTGCGCAATGTTTTTGCGTAATATTTTTTGAGTGGGAGAGTTTTAGAGTCTTAGGATTGTAGGGTTTGAGAGTTTTAAAGTAGAGAGTTTTAGAGTTTACTTGATTAATCGGAGTTGAATTTCGACATAGGAAAATGAAGCGTTAAGAAAATTAAAGTTTAATCCGTTAAAAAATTCCCACTGTTCGAAGCGCGAGACAAATTTTGAATTGAAAAACCAATCATGAATTCGCGCTAGTTTTGGGGATTTTAGGATTAAATTTTAATTTTTAGCGGAAGTTTCCATGTCTTGACTTTTTGTTTCTTTTGTGTTAAGATAAAAGAAAAAATTAACTAATATTGCATCGTTATTATTTAACATAATAATAAGAATTATTCTCAAAAAACTTACACTACATCAATGTTAAGAGACGAATTACAACACAAAATTGATTTCAAAACAAAACCTTTAGGCGCATTAGGATTTCTTGAGCAATTAGCTCATAAAATCGGGATGGTTCAACAAACCACTTCACCAAAATTAATTAAACCTCACATGATTGTTTTTGCAGCCGATCACGGAATTGCAACCGCAGGAGTGAGTGCTTATCCGCAGGAAGTTACCTATCAGATGGTGATGAATTTTTTAAATGGAGGAGCGGCAATCAATGTGTTTTGTAAACAGAATGATATTCAAATTAAAATTGTAGATGCCGGAGTGAATTTTGATTTTCCTGAAGATTTGGATTTGATAGATAAGAAAGTCAGAAAATCGAGCCGAAATATGCTGGATGAGCCCGCCATGACGATTGAAGAATACCAACACGCTTTGGAAAACGGAAAATCTGTTGTTAAGGAAATTGCAGAAACGGGTTGTAATGTTATTGGTTTTGGTGAAATGGGGATTGGGAATACATCCTCCTCTTCATTATTGATGAGCCAATTGTTTAATGAACCGATTGCCGATTGTGTAGGTAGAGGAACAGGTTTGAATGATATTCAGCTACAGAATAAAATTAATATTCTTTCAAAAGTAATAGAAAAATATTCTGATCTTAAAAGTATTGATGAAATTGTACAAACTTTTGGCGGACTTGAAATTACCCAAATGATTGGAGCGATGCAGGCAGCTTATGACCAAAATATGTTGATCTTAGTTGATGGATTTATCGCGACGGTTGCCATTTCTGTTGCCTGGAAAACAAATCCTGAAATCCTTAATAACTGTATTTTTTGCCATGTGAGTGATGAATATGCTCATATTAAATTGTTAGATTTATTAGACCAGAAAGCATTATTAAACCTTAATCTCCGAGTAGGTGAGGGGACAGGTTGTGCGTTGGCGTATCCAATTATTCAAAGTGCAGTTAATTTCCTGAATGAAATGTCGAGTTTTGAAAATGCTAATATTTCCAATAAAGAATAGATGAAAATTATAAAAAATGAGTTGATCTATTTTGCGACGGCTTTGGTGTTTTTCACAAGAATTCCGATACCTTTTAAAATTCCGTACTCCAATGAAATCATGAACCAGTCTCAAAAGTATTTTTCATGGGTCGGATTGTTGGTCGGGTTGATGAATGCTGTTGTTTTATATGGTTCTTTTCAGCTTTTCAATTTAGAGATTGCAATTATTTTAATGATGATTTCCAACGTTTTATTGACGGGAGCATTTCACGAAGACGGATTTACAGACGTGTGCGACAGTTTTGGTGGCGGTTATGGTAAAGAGAGAATTATGACCATCATGAAAGACAGTCGTGTAGGTGCATACGGAGCGATTGGGATTATTCTTTTATTTGCCTTAAAATTTCTCAGCATTAAAGAATTAGGGAATTTAGATTTAATAAAAACATTAGCAGTCATTATTTTAGCACATACTATAAGTCGGTTTATTGCGGGAACAATGATTTATACGCATCGATATGTAACTGATATTGATGTAAGTAAATCAAAACCGTTGGCGAATAAAGCGTTGGATGGAAAGTCTTTATTTATAAGTTTTATCGCTGTTTTATTGGCTTTTTCTTTAATTCTGGATAGACGATTAATCTTAGCTTTTATTTTGGCTTACCTCGGAAAAATATACTTAGGTTGGTATTTCAAAAAACATATCGGAGGATACACGGGCGATTGTTTAGGAACGGTTCAGCAGGTTTGCGAAGTGTTATTTTATTTAGGAGTAATCATCGTATGGAAATTCATTTAATTCGTCATACTGCGGTAGAAAATCCAGACAATCTGTGTTATGGATTTGCAGAAATGTCTTTACGTAAAAATTATGTTGAAGATTTTAAATTAATTTCAATTGATAAAGATTTTGATTTTATTATTTCGAGCCCGTCTCAGCGTTGTCATTTATTAGCGAAATATTTTCAGCTAAATTATCAAACTGATGAAAGAATTAAAGAAATGAATTTCGGAGATTGGGAACTTCAAAAATGGACATCTATTCCCGAAGATGAAATCAATCTTTGGTATGAAGATTTTATCAATGTAAAAGCCACAAACGGAGAAAATCTGTTAGAAATGCAAACCCGAGTTTCCAAATTTTGGAATGAATTGATTTCTAAAGAAAGTATCAACAAAGTTTTGATAGTTACGCATGCTGGAGTAATTCGTTTAATTCTGCAATCTATTTTACAGTTTCCTTTGGAAAATATGTTCAATATTCAAATCGGTTATGGAAAAAGAACTGTAATTGACGTGAGGGAAGAATTGATTTCAATTAAAAATATAAATGTATGATAAG encodes:
- the cobT gene encoding nicotinate-nucleotide--dimethylbenzimidazole phosphoribosyltransferase, translated to MLRDELQHKIDFKTKPLGALGFLEQLAHKIGMVQQTTSPKLIKPHMIVFAADHGIATAGVSAYPQEVTYQMVMNFLNGGAAINVFCKQNDIQIKIVDAGVNFDFPEDLDLIDKKVRKSSRNMLDEPAMTIEEYQHALENGKSVVKEIAETGCNVIGFGEMGIGNTSSSSLLMSQLFNEPIADCVGRGTGLNDIQLQNKINILSKVIEKYSDLKSIDEIVQTFGGLEITQMIGAMQAAYDQNMLILVDGFIATVAISVAWKTNPEILNNCIFCHVSDEYAHIKLLDLLDQKALLNLNLRVGEGTGCALAYPIIQSAVNFLNEMSSFENANISNKE
- a CDS encoding KGGVGR-motif variant AAA ATPase, translating into MILLFQGFDLLAKHLKEEKDKKKINKYSISINQRNEIEIIVITDNEFDKENIESVLPSIDFIFFKISNDELNEDYFYSQKFQKYGDEIIEYENSRRKLTNLLNPGNDFMPDIPVITYYSYKGGMGRSTNLVLTTTHLARNYNKKIVIIDCDFEAPGFSNFFLEEPSSPRNQNGLIEYLFDKELSPNINLNEYSWEVSKEYSSNGEIRIIPAGNLDIEEEVNNDNFPTNLNQYLEGLSRLDFTSTDKIITRFKLLIKDIQDQYSPDAIFIDSRTGFTDIFGITALHLSSQIVGIFGNSVQNNPGIYQFIDSIKSLTKIKKDFNPPIIINAFSNTKLFDKFKKKINTYIEKNDSENETFLLSPEYFHFRYDSVLSELGTSDEDKETWISMVDSSGFLIGYKDVSEKLIQYLHKEEKSERDQLQEASNYTTEKNNPSLNLLSENSTSVYDSKIDFPETQQKILLNLQEKWPNLYADSENVDYQIEFDEKRIFYRDSMKDLFNFNKFIVLGNKGTGKSYLFQALKNDNITNELKAQAQKSNLKIDFLHLVDKKDNYFISTKGLESFKQDIDKIGDFYTKFWKIYTWKSIIDKINPILNFNSSIKKTFSIKNNDTENLKLIVEFIQDLNNIIAVEKELEEIDSLLNSMQTDIIAIYDNLDLMVEPYKWKDEMSSLINFWQFSNYKRIHCKLFLRSDLYKTIRGINNVQSLKNSIISIEWQKEEIFNYFFNLVKQYAKEEFIDAVDSYDFKKISNDALEWKREFEKKFTNEKQHQFDENILRKLCWVFFGQYPDIKAHGESYDWLYKNVMNADETISIRPFLDLLSLSIKEYTKDYYKDSSSVLPEKYYTAKPVRSEAVKSHFEDLITEKGNENLEYIFEFIDKNEEYQYYQLMRNDLYDLLNNVISKYNLDTTIEDLEDLLIINGIIKQIGNFKYSFAFLYKYRLGLKSRKRRR
- the cobC gene encoding alpha-ribazole phosphatase family protein, giving the protein MEIHLIRHTAVENPDNLCYGFAEMSLRKNYVEDFKLISIDKDFDFIISSPSQRCHLLAKYFQLNYQTDERIKEMNFGDWELQKWTSIPEDEINLWYEDFINVKATNGENLLEMQTRVSKFWNELISKESINKVLIVTHAGVIRLILQSILQFPLENMFNIQIGYGKRTVIDVREELISIKNINV
- a CDS encoding DNA polymerase beta superfamily protein, whose amino-acid sequence is MTPKILEKLKKIEAERNIEILLAVESGSRAWGFASPDSDYDIRFIYRHEKDWYLSPWDKDETIEFMTEDDLDGSGWDLRKTFHLLHKSNAALLSWFYSPIIYVKNEKFYDLFKPLADECFSPIAFSYHYLSMSKKYLEACRADEVKLKSYFYCLRTALTGKWIVEKGTVPPVLFSELLVLVDDFTRTKIENLVALKATKGESYFHANDWELFGFLEEMVKDNEERAKSLAGGKANKKEMERVFREILKLSVFLKKN
- a CDS encoding adenosylcobinamide-GDP ribazoletransferase — encoded protein: MKIIKNELIYFATALVFFTRIPIPFKIPYSNEIMNQSQKYFSWVGLLVGLMNAVVLYGSFQLFNLEIAIILMMISNVLLTGAFHEDGFTDVCDSFGGGYGKERIMTIMKDSRVGAYGAIGIILLFALKFLSIKELGNLDLIKTLAVIILAHTISRFIAGTMIYTHRYVTDIDVSKSKPLANKALDGKSLFISFIAVLLAFSLILDRRLILAFILAYLGKIYLGWYFKKHIGGYTGDCLGTVQQVCEVLFYLGVIIVWKFI